One Calliopsis andreniformis isolate RMS-2024a chromosome 9, iyCalAndr_principal, whole genome shotgun sequence genomic window carries:
- the Roe1 gene encoding grpE protein homolog, mitochondrial Roe1: MASIVIPVAVRFTRVTIDSLHNINRNILCRLSQPLYVSWQKQEYSTITEEKKSDGAESPLSDLTENEKKLKADIELLNKEITELRSYKGELEDKYKRALAEGENLRVRLTKQIQDAKLFGIQGFCKDLLEVADILGKATESVPKDELTEKNPHLKTLYEGLRMTEAQLHKVFNKHGLISLNPLNEKFDPNQHEALFQQEVQGKEPGTIVVVSKLGYKLHERVVRPALVGVAKG, from the exons ATGGCATCGATTGTGATACCGGTTGCAGTGAGATTTACGCGTGTCACAATTGACAGtttgcacaatataaatagaaatattttatgTAG GTTATCTCAGCCATTGTATGTTTCTTGGCAAAAGCAAGAATACAGTACAATTACGGAAGAAAAAAAATCAGATGGTGCAGAGTCACCCTTATCAGACCTTACAGAGaatgaaaagaaattaaaagcAGATATTGAACTTCTTAATAAGGAGATAACAGAGCTTAGGAGTTACAAAGGAGAATTGGAAGATAAATACAAAAGAGCACTTGCTGAAGGAGAAAATCTTAGAGTTAGATTAACAAAGCAAATTCAAGATGCAAAGCTGTTTGGCATTCAAGGATTTTGCAAAGATCTCTTAGAAGTAGCTGATATTTTGGGTAAAGCTACAGAAAGTGTACCAAAAGATGAACTTACAGAAAAGAATCCACATTTAAAAACTTTGTATGAGGGATTAAGAATGACAGAAGCACAATTACACAAG GTATTTAACAAACATGGTTTAATTTCATTAAATCCACTGAATGAAAAGTTTGACCCCAATCAGCATGAAGCACTATTTCAACAG GAAGTTCAAGGTAAAGAACCAGGAACAATTGTAGTTGTATCAAAGTTAGGATACAAATTACATGAACGAGTAGTAAGACCAGCACTAGTTGGTGTTGCCAAAGGATAA